Within the Myxococcota bacterium genome, the region TCCGCGAGCTGGTCTTCCTACGACTACTCGGGCCGCATCGAGAGCGACTCGCTGGGCGGGAAAGCCGGCGTGACCGTGCTCTCGCAGTACCCCGACGCGGCCTTCGGCTACGTGCTCTCGCGCTCCGGCTCGCGGCCGTACGTGCTCTCGAAGAACGGCACCGGGTCTCTCGCGTGTGTGGGCACGATCTCGACCGGAGTCGCGGGTGCCGCCGGCGAGTGGCTGCGCTTCCGCGTGCGTGTGACCCGCTTCGACGGGCGCAACCGCGTGCGCGCGTCGCTCTGGCCCGACCAGACCCCGCCGCCGGCCAGCTTCCAGACCGACTGCTGGGACGCGGACCTGGAGAGCGTCTCCAGCGGTCGGATCGGCGTATACAGCTCGAGCAACGCCGGGAATCACTGGGACGACCTGGTGGTGGTGCCCGTGACTCCCGACGGCGCGCCCCCGGGCTACGGCGTGCCGCCCGCGGCGCCGGCCCCGCCGCCGACGGTTCCGCCCACGCAGCCCGCGCCGCCACCCTCGAATCCGGTGCCGCCGCCGCCGCCGGCCACCGGCTACACGAGTGAGTCGTCGCTCGCGCACTGGTGGAAGCCGGGCTGGGACCTGGACGACCTGGGCCGCGACTTCGCCGCGAGCGGCGGCATCGACGCCTACGAGGACGCCAAGGGCCTGAACGCGAAAGACGTCACGCAGGGCGGCTCGAGCGCCGCCACGGTCGACCTGGACGGCAAGGCCGAGGCGCTCGGCGCCTTCACGCTGAAGCAGTACGGGCTCGCCGACACCTGGTCGGTCGGCGCCTGGGTGCGGCCCGCCAAGCTCGGGCTCAACTCGAAGCCCCGCTACATCCTCGACCTGAACGGCCAGAACTCGAACCTGGGCCTGGACCGGATCTCGCTCACGATCGACGCCGACGGTCACTTCGCGGTGGAAGTGAGTGACCTGTTCGGCCGCACGCGCGGCATCTCCTCGCCGGCCGGTCTCTCGCTCAGCAAGAACGGAGACACCTGGTACTTCGTGACCGCAGTGAAGACGGCGAGCCGGCAGCTCACGCTGTACGTGAACGGCGTGCAGGTCGCGGGCTCGGCCGTGGGCGTGCCGTCGCAATCCGACGTGCCGCGCGCGCTGCGCATCGGCGGGCGCGTGAAGGACAGCACGGGCTACTTCTTCAAGGGCAGCATCGGCTCCGTGGCGATGTGGCGCTCGGCGCTGCGCCCCTCGGAGATCAGTGCGCTGTTCGCCGCCGGCGACCGCGGGGTCGCCATGCGCCCCACGCTGGCTCACTGACTACGTTCGCCTGCGGCTCACTGCGCGGGGCTGACCTGTGATCGCATGGGCACCCTACCCATGCTTCGCCCCTTGCGGGCCTCGCTCAGGGCGGCCTTCGCTCGGCCTGCCCCCGCGCGGATTGGCTCTGTGCGGAGCGTGAGGAGGCGTCAGACCTCGTCGAGGAAGACGAGCTCGGGCCGGCCTTCGAGCACGCCGGCCAGGGCGCCCGGGTTGGCGCGCAGGTTCTCGCCGTGCTTCTTGAAGGCCTCGTCGCTGGCGTACTTCTCGTACACCACGAACACCGACGGGTCGTCCTTGCGCTGGTGGAACACGTAGGCCTGGGTTCCGGGCTCGTTGGCGCGCACCTGCGCGCTGAGCTTGCGGAAGCCTTCCTTGGCCTCCTCGATCTTGTCCTTCTTGACCTTCAGCGTGGCCAGCAGGGTGGGCATGGGGGCTCCTTCACGAGTTGCGCGCAAGTCTGCACGAAGCAGTCGTGCGCAAGCAAACGGCAGCCGAGCGCCCCTATCACTTTTCCCCGACACGAGACACTATCTGTGGCGAATGGCCATCCAGGCGATCCTCGTGGCCGGCGATCGCAGCGCGAGCCGGGCCGTGCGCGGCGGCAGCAAAGCCTTCGTGGAAGTCGCGGGCAAGCCCATGTTCGTGCACGTGCTCGAAGCGCTTCTGCACACGCCCGAGGTGTCCGAGGTGTATCTCGTGGGCAACCCGACGCGGCTCGCGGCCGCGGTGGCCGAGTACGGCTGCCTGTCGCTCTCCGCGGCGCGCGGCCGGCCGGTGCACATCGTGCCTCAGCGCGACAGCCTGTACGCCAACGTGTGGTACACATTTCTGCGTACGCTGGCGCCGGGCCGCACCGACGCCAACCACCCGGTGCTGGTGGTGCCGGCCGACATTCCGCTGGTGATCCCGGAGGAGATCTCCGAGTTCGTGGCACGCGCGGAGGCATCGGGCGCTGACTACGTGGTCGGTCTCTCGCCCGAGAGCGCGCTGGCGCGTTTCGCGCCTCACGACGGCGCGCCCGGCGTCGAGATGGCCTACTTCAACCTGCGCGAGGGCCGGCTGCGCCAGAACAACCTGCACTGGGTGCGGCCGCTCAAGATGGGCAACCGGCACTACGTCGACGAGATGTACGAGAACCGGTACCAGAAGGAGCTCTTGAGTCAGGTGCGGCTCGCCTGGCGCGTGATCCGCCGCGAGTGGCGCAATCTGTGGGTGCTCGGCTGTTACTTCATGATCCACCTGGCGGGCGTCCTGCACCGGCGGGGCCGGCTCGAGGCTGCGGACCGCGTGCGCCACTTCGTGCCGCTGTCGGCGATCGAGCGCGCGGCCAGCGCGCTCCTGCGCACGCGCTTCCGCACGGTCACGACCGAGCTGGGCGGCGCCGCGATCGACGTCGACAACGAAGCCGATCTGGAGATCGTGGAGAAGATGCTCGAGCGCTGGAAGGCGCTGCAGGTCCGGCTCGCCCGAGCGGCGTAGGCGCTACTCTTCCCGCATGCCCCACAGCTTCGAGGCGATCACCGGCACGCGCGCCGCGTTCCGCCGCCTGCCGGGACGCGGGCTGGTCCGCGCGACCGGCGCCGACCGGGTGCGCTTCCTGAACGGCATGCTGACCGCCGACGTGGCGAAGCTGCCGGCCGGCGGCGCCGCGCCGGCGCTGCAGCTCGACCGCAAGGGCCACGTGCTGGCCGAGCTGTGCGTGCTGGCCGAGCCGGAGTCACTCCTGCTCGACATCGCGCCCGGGGTCGAGGCCGAGCTCTGCGCGCTGCTCGAGAAGCACGTGATCGCCGACGACGTGGCCTTCGCGAGCCTGAGTGAGGCAAAGGCCTGGCTCGCGCTCGAGGGGCCGGAGGCGCGCGACGCCGCGCGCCGCGTCGGGGGCGCCGTGCCCGAGCCCGGCCGCTTCGCGCGGGCCGACTTCGCGGGTCAGGCCGTGCTGTGGATCGCGCAGGGCGCGCTCACCGCCGATGGCCTGCGCGCGATCGTGCCGCGGGCGCTCGCCGCCGAGCTCGAGCGCGCGCTCGCGCTGCCCGAGCTCGCCGAGGAGGCCGCCGAGGTGCTGCGCATCGACGCGCGCCTGCCGCTGCTCGGCCGCGACGTCGGCGCGCGCAACTTCCCGCAGGAGGCGGGGCTGGAGCGCGCGATCTCGTTCAGCAAGGGCTGCTACATCGGGCAGGAGATCGTGGCGCGCATCGCCTCGCGCGGCGCGGTGAATCGCGTGCTGGTGCTGCTCCGCGCCGACTCGGCCGTGACTCCCGGCGCCTCCGTGAGCGTGGACGGCAGCGCCGTCGGCCAGGTCACTTCAGCGGCGCGCTCCGACGCCACGGGCGCGATCGCGCTCGCCTATCTCAAGGTCGAGCACGCGCACGCGGGTCAGCGCGTGGCCATCGACGGTGTGCCCGCCGAAGTCACTGGCGGCACCTCACGGCGGTAGCGGCCGCCCACCGCCTGCCACTTCGCGCCGTTCTTCGCGAACACCACCTCGATCGCGTAGACCACCGCGCCCTCGGGCAAGGCCTCGCCCGGCGCGAGTCTCTGGCCGAGCGCGAACGACACGCGCGCGCTCACGCGCTGGCGCCCGTCGGGCTCGGCCGTCAGCTGGCTGCTCTCGAGCCGCGCGCCGACCGCCTCGCTGCGCAGCGCCGCGGTCTCGACCAGCGAACGCACGTCGTAGTAGTCGAGCCCGCCGTCCTCCTTGAAGCCGGTCGAGACGTGGTCCATGACGAAGCTCGCCTGCTTGGCCTGGATGGAATCGACGAGCGACGGCACGAGCCGGCCGAGGTCCTCGTCGCGCGCGGGCGCCGTGCTCGCGGGCGGCTCGCCCTGCGGGCGGTCGCAGGCCGCGAGCGCGAGCAGCGCGCACAGAGCCACCCCAGCGACGCTGCGAGTCATGCGCTCACTATACTCGCTGCATGGCCCGGCGAGTGCTCGCGCTGTTCGCGAAGGCGCCCGTGCCGGGTGCGGCGAAGACGCGGCTCTCGCCGCCGCTGACTCCCGAGCGCGCGGCCGGGCTCTACGAAGCCATGCTGCTCGACGTGCTCGACCAGCATGCGCGCGCGCCCGACTGCGAGCTCGCGCTCTGGTTCACGCCCGACGACGCCGAGCCCTGGTTCGCGGCGCACGCGCCGTCGCGCTATCGCCGCGTTGCACAACGCGGCGCGAGCCTTGCGGAACGCATGCGGGAGTCTTTCCGCACCCACGCGGCGGAGGGCTTCGAGCGCATGGTGCTGCGCGGCACCGACAGCCCGACCTTGCCGCTCGCGCGCGTCGAGGCCGCGTTCGCGGCGCTCGATCACTCGCCGGTCGTTCTGTGCCCCGATCGGGACGGTGGGTACAACCTGATCGGTCAGTCCACCCCCAACGACGCGCTGTTCGAGCTCGAGCTGTCTCGCGCGAGCGTGCTCGCGGCCACGCTCGCGCGCGCGCGCGAGCTCGGGCTCGCCTGTGAGCTCCTGCCCGCGCACCACGACGTCGACACCTGGCAGGACGTGCTGCAGCTCGCTTCCGAGCTCGACCCTGCACACACTCCGCGCACCCTCGCCCGCCATCGCGAATTACTTGCGCGCTGACGGCGCGAGACACCAAGGCACGCTCGTTGCACCCGACGCCTTTGGGGACACCCCCGCGACCGCCATGCGGCGGTCGATCCCATGGGAGGGAGGGCGATGAGAAAGAGACCGACCACCGCAGCGATCGCAGCGACGCTGCTCTGTATTGCGCCGCAACTTGCGCTCGCGGACTCAGCCGCGGACCAGCGCATGGCCGCGATGGAGTCGCGGATCACTCAGCTCGAGGACAAGCTCGCAGCGAGTCAGAAAACCATCGACGAGCAGGAGGCGATGCTCAAGCAGCAGGCAACGCCTGCCGTCTCCGCGGGCACCGAGCCGAGCAAGCTCGATGCGTTCCTGAACACCGTGCAGGTCAACGGCTTCGTGGCCGCCTCGTACGAGTACTCGTTCAACAACCCGGACAACCCGCTCTTTGCCAACGCCACGAACCAGTTCAACGTGGACCACAACACGTTCAACCTCGACGCGGCCAAGATCGAGCTGACGCGCCCCGCGGCGAACCCGGGTGACGTCGGCTTCCAGCTCGATCTGACCTACGGCACCAACGCGCTGATCCTCGGCGGTACCCGCGGCTTGTACCCCGTCGGCACCATGGCGAACGAGGGCTTCTACATCCAGGACATGAACGTCCAGTACAACTGGGACAACGTGCTCCTGAAGTTCGGACAGTGGGAGACCTTGCTCGGCTACGAAGTGATCGACTCGATCGCGAACAAGAACGTGACTCACGGTCTCTTGTTCACCTACGCGATCCCGCTGGTGCACACCGGCATCCAGGCGAGCTCGAAGATCGGCGAGACGGGCATCGGCTGGGCCGGCGCCGTCGTGAACGGCTGGAACAACTCCACCGACACGAACGACAACAAGGGTCTGCTCGGGCAGCTCAACTACGGCAACAGCGACAGCTCGTTCAGCACGTATCTCACCGGCTACTACGGCGCCGACGGCAACACCGGCTTCGCCGACGTCACCGGCACCGTGCTCAACGTGAAGCGCCCGAGCACTGCGCCGGCGATGGTCCTGGACTGGAACGCCAACTTCAACGCCAACAGCCAGCTCACCTTCTGGGCCAACGCCGACTGGGGCATCCAGAAGAACGTGATCTACTTCGGCGGACCGAACGCGGGCAAGAACCTCGACCCGGTGTGGTACGGCCTGGCGCTCGGCACGCAGTACGCGTTCACCGACGCGTGGAGCTTGGCGGTGCGCGGCGAGTGGCTGCGCGACACGGCGGGCTACCGCATCGTGGTCGGCAACAACACGTCGGCGTACTCGCTCACAGGGACGCTGGCGTACAAGCTGACCGCGAACCTGCTGGCGCGCGCCGAGCTGCGCTACGACGCGCTGACCACCGACGGCTTCGGCGACCACCTGTTCCCGTCGGGCCGCAACAACGACACGCAGACCAACTTCTCGAACAACAACTACCAGGGGATCATCCAGGTCGCGTACATCTTCGACTAGGAATTCCGGGGAGGCACCCTGCACAGGGCTTGGGCACGGCGGCTCAAGCTCTGTGCAGGCTCGCTCGGACGCGGGGAGACAGGCGTTCTCCTGCGCCGCCGCGGGGTTTTTCGCGTGGTATAAACGTTGCTCTACGCGCCGCCGCGGAAAGGTCGGAAGCTCGAATGCAAAAGGTCGAAGCGATCATCAAGCCCTTCAAGCTCGACGAGGTGAAGGAAGCCCTGAACGGCATCGGCGTACAGGGGATCACGGTCTCGGAAGTCAAAGGCTTCGGGCGGCAGAAGGGCCACACGGAGCTGTACCGGGGCGCCGAGTACGTGGTCGACTTCCTGCCCAAGATCAAGCTCGAGGTCGTCGCGCCGGACGACCTGATTCCCAAGGTCGTGACTGCCATCCAAGCCGCTGCGAACACGGGTCGCATCGGCGACGGGAAGATTTTCGTATTGCCGGTGATCGAGGCGGTGCGCATCCGCACGGGCGATCGCGGCGAAGACGCGATCTGAGAGACAGACCGCGAGGAGAAAGGTGAACATGCACAAGGACCGAACCCCCAAGGAAGTTCTCGCGTACGCAAAGAGCGAGGGCGTGAAGCTGGTCGACCTGAAGTTCGTGGACTTCGTCGGGCAGTGGCAGCACAAGACCCATCCGCTGCACGAGTTCGACGAGAGCACGTTCGAGAACGGTCTGGGCTTCGACGGCTCGTCGATCCGCGGCTGGAAGTCGATCGACAACAGCGACATGCTGCAGATCCCGGACGCGCGCACCGCGTTCATCGATCCGTTCTGCGATCAGCCGACTCTCTCGCTGATCTGCAACATCGCCGATCCGATCACGCGCGAGGCCTACGGACGCGACCCGCGCCAGATCGCCCAGAAGGCGGCCAACTACGTGAAGCTGACCGGCATCGCGGACACCAGCTACATGGGTCCCGAAGCCGAGTTCTTCATCCTCGACGACGTGCGTTTCTCGACCAGCCAGAACCAGGGCTACTACTACATCGACTCGGTCGAAGGTAAGTGGAACAGCGGCCGCGAAGAGGGCCCGAACCTGGGCAACAAGCCGCGCTACAAGGAAGGTTACTTCCCGGTTCCGCCGATCGACTCACAGCAGGACATCCGCAGCGAGATGGTGCTGCAGATGGAGGACCTGGGGATCGTCGTCGAGACCCACCACCACGAGGTCGCGACCGCGGGTCAGGCCGAGATCGACATGCGCTTCGCGCCGATCGTCGACATGGCCGACCAGCTCATGGTCTACAAGTACGTGTGCAAGAACGTGGCGAAGCGCGCCGGCAAGGTCGTCACGTTCATGCCCAAGCCCCTGTTCGGCGACAACGGCTCGGGCATGCACACCCACCAGTCACTCTGGAAGGACGGCAAGCCGCTGTTCGCGGGCAACGAGTACGCCGGTCTCTCGAAGATGTGCCTGTACTACATCGGCGGCATCCTGAAGCACGCCAAGGCGATCGCCGCGTTCTCGAACCCGACCACGAACTCCTACAAGAGACTCGTGCCCGGCTTCGAGGCGCCCGTGAACCTGGCCTACTCCAGCCGCAACCGTTCGGCCTCGATCCGGATCCCGATGTACTCGGCCAGCCCGAAGGCGAAGCGCATCGAGGTGCGCTTCCCCGACCCGACCTGCAATCCGTATCTCGCCTTCTCGGCGATGCTGATGGCGGGCCTGGACGGGATCGAGAACAAGATCGACCCGGGCGAGCCGCTCGACAAGAACATCTACGCGCTCTCGAAGACCGAGCTCGCGAAGGTGCCGACCATGCCGGGCAGCCTCGAAGAGGCGCTCCAGAACCTGGAAGAGGACCACGACTTCCTGCTCAAGGGGGACGTGTTCACCACGGACGCGATCGAGGCCTGGGTCGACTACAAGCGCGATGCCGAGATCGCGCCGGTGGCGCTGCGGCCGCACCCGCACGAGTTCGAGCTATATTTCGACATGTGATCCGCTCTCTGGAGCAGTCACTCTCCACGAGGCCCGGCCGACTCGTTCGGTCGGGCCTCTCGTCATTTCTCGCGCTCGTCGTCACGGGTTGCGCGGCGACGGCGGTGCCGTCGCTTCCGGAGGGCTACACACTCGGCCGCGACGGCAGCGGCATCGTGCTCCTGCGCGCCGAGTTCGTGGACCGACAAGGAAATCCCGTCTCTTCGGTCTTCGGTAAGCGGGCTGCGCTCACGTTGCAACGAGAGGGAAGCATGGAGGAGTACAAGCTCTCGCCCGTCGGTGACGGTTTCACCGTCGACTTCTACGTTGCGCTGCCGGCGGGGGCCTACAGCTACCACGAACCGACCAGGGACAAGGACGAGAAGCTGCGGTTCCAGATCCGGCCCGGGGCGGTCGAGTGCCTCGGCACGATCCACATCCGCCTGGACATCGGAGCATTCAGGCACAACATCGACGTCAGCTTGCACGACGACTGCGACGCCATCGTTCAGCGCTTCAGGACGAGTCACCCCGAAGTGACCCAGGACGTCGAGAGGGAGCTCTTCCAAGAGTACAGGTACATCTGGCAGGACAGGGTCTGGGTTCCCGAGCCCTAGGGTCCCGGAGCCCTAGGATAGGAAGAGCAACGGAGGGCGGGCGATCTGCTTCTAGCGCAGGGGCTTCGCGAGCACGTGGAGCTCCTTCTTGAGGAACCCCGACGTGTCGGTGACCGAGCCCGGCACGGGGTTGCAGGCCAGGTTCGCCGGGAGCGCGCCGGGGCCAGTCGCGGCGCCCCACCAGCTCTTGGTGGCGTGGATCGTGAGTGCGCTGTTGTTCGTCACGCCGCAGTTGTTGCCGCTCACCGCGTCGTTGCCCACGATGCTCATGCTCGTGAGCGTGAGGTTCACGCCGTCGGAGATGACCACGCCCTCGTTCTGGTTGCCGAGCGCCGCGCTCTTGTCGATCCGGGTCGGGCCCGACGTGAGACTCACGATGAAGCCCTGCCGGTTGGCGATCGACACGGCCCCGGTCAAGTGGTTGTCGCTGCCCTCGACGACGAAGCCGCGGTCGAAGTTGCCGATCGCCACGTCACCGGTGCTGGTCCCGCCCGCGCCCACGAACGTGAAGCCGTCGTCGCCGTTCTCGATCGCCCGGTTCTGGCGCGAGATCATGCCGTCGGAGCGGACGTTGAAGCCGTCGGCGGCGTTGTGCTCGGCCACGTTGCCCTCGACGTCGAGGTGGGGCACGAGCTGCGCCGAGAATCCGAACTCGCCCGAGTTGCGCAGCGTGAAGCCGTGGCCGGCCTTGCCGATCTTCGAGCCCGCGCCCGAGGCGAGCACCGCGATCACGTCGAGGTCGTCGCCGTCGGCGTCGATCACGGTCGAGGCCGCGCCGTCCTTCGAGATCAGAGTGACTCGCTTGGACAGCTCCACCACGCAGGAACACGTCGCGTTGTCGAGCCCGAGCTCCTCGCCCGGCTCGCCCCACACACCGTCGCGGTCCAGGTCGCCGTAGTAGCCCGGCCCGACCGAGATGGTGTCTCCATCGACCGCATTCGCGATCGCTTGTGAGATCGAGCGGCAGGGCGCGGCCGACGTACCGCAGATGCCGCTGTCGGTGCCGTGCCCGGCCACGAGCACCGTCTTGGCCAAGCTCGCGCCGGCCGCGAGCCAC harbors:
- a CDS encoding P-II family nitrogen regulator; translated protein: MQKVEAIIKPFKLDEVKEALNGIGVQGITVSEVKGFGRQKGHTELYRGAEYVVDFLPKIKLEVVAPDDLIPKVVTAIQAAANTGRIGDGKIFVLPVIEAVRIRTGDRGEDAI
- the glnA gene encoding type I glutamate--ammonia ligase, with translation MHKDRTPKEVLAYAKSEGVKLVDLKFVDFVGQWQHKTHPLHEFDESTFENGLGFDGSSIRGWKSIDNSDMLQIPDARTAFIDPFCDQPTLSLICNIADPITREAYGRDPRQIAQKAANYVKLTGIADTSYMGPEAEFFILDDVRFSTSQNQGYYYIDSVEGKWNSGREEGPNLGNKPRYKEGYFPVPPIDSQQDIRSEMVLQMEDLGIVVETHHHEVATAGQAEIDMRFAPIVDMADQLMVYKYVCKNVAKRAGKVVTFMPKPLFGDNGSGMHTHQSLWKDGKPLFAGNEYAGLSKMCLYYIGGILKHAKAIAAFSNPTTNSYKRLVPGFEAPVNLAYSSRNRSASIRIPMYSASPKAKRIEVRFPDPTCNPYLAFSAMLMAGLDGIENKIDPGEPLDKNIYALSKTELAKVPTMPGSLEEALQNLEEDHDFLLKGDVFTTDAIEAWVDYKRDAEIAPVALRPHPHEFELYFDM
- a CDS encoding outer membrane beta-barrel protein, which encodes MESRITQLEDKLAASQKTIDEQEAMLKQQATPAVSAGTEPSKLDAFLNTVQVNGFVAASYEYSFNNPDNPLFANATNQFNVDHNTFNLDAAKIELTRPAANPGDVGFQLDLTYGTNALILGGTRGLYPVGTMANEGFYIQDMNVQYNWDNVLLKFGQWETLLGYEVIDSIANKNVTHGLLFTYAIPLVHTGIQASSKIGETGIGWAGAVVNGWNNSTDTNDNKGLLGQLNYGNSDSSFSTYLTGYYGADGNTGFADVTGTVLNVKRPSTAPAMVLDWNANFNANSQLTFWANADWGIQKNVIYFGGPNAGKNLDPVWYGLALGTQYAFTDAWSLAVRGEWLRDTAGYRIVVGNNTSAYSLTGTLAYKLTANLLARAELRYDALTTDGFGDHLFPSGRNNDTQTNFSNNNYQGIIQVAYIFD
- a CDS encoding NTP transferase domain-containing protein, yielding MAIQAILVAGDRSASRAVRGGSKAFVEVAGKPMFVHVLEALLHTPEVSEVYLVGNPTRLAAAVAEYGCLSLSAARGRPVHIVPQRDSLYANVWYTFLRTLAPGRTDANHPVLVVPADIPLVIPEEISEFVARAEASGADYVVGLSPESALARFAPHDGAPGVEMAYFNLREGRLRQNNLHWVRPLKMGNRHYVDEMYENRYQKELLSQVRLAWRVIRREWRNLWVLGCYFMIHLAGVLHRRGRLEAADRVRHFVPLSAIERAASALLRTRFRTVTTELGGAAIDVDNEADLEIVEKMLERWKALQVRLARAA
- a CDS encoding TIGR04282 family arsenosugar biosynthesis glycosyltransferase gives rise to the protein MARRVLALFAKAPVPGAAKTRLSPPLTPERAAGLYEAMLLDVLDQHARAPDCELALWFTPDDAEPWFAAHAPSRYRRVAQRGASLAERMRESFRTHAAEGFERMVLRGTDSPTLPLARVEAAFAALDHSPVVLCPDRDGGYNLIGQSTPNDALFELELSRASVLAATLARARELGLACELLPAHHDVDTWQDVLQLASELDPAHTPRTLARHRELLAR
- a CDS encoding antibiotic biosynthesis monooxygenase; protein product: MPTLLATLKVKKDKIEEAKEGFRKLSAQVRANEPGTQAYVFHQRKDDPSVFVVYEKYASDEAFKKHGENLRANPGALAGVLEGRPELVFLDEV
- a CDS encoding glycine cleavage T C-terminal barrel domain-containing protein — encoded protein: MPHSFEAITGTRAAFRRLPGRGLVRATGADRVRFLNGMLTADVAKLPAGGAAPALQLDRKGHVLAELCVLAEPESLLLDIAPGVEAELCALLEKHVIADDVAFASLSEAKAWLALEGPEARDAARRVGGAVPEPGRFARADFAGQAVLWIAQGALTADGLRAIVPRALAAELERALALPELAEEAAEVLRIDARLPLLGRDVGARNFPQEAGLERAISFSKGCYIGQEIVARIASRGAVNRVLVLLRADSAVTPGASVSVDGSAVGQVTSAARSDATGAIALAYLKVEHAHAGQRVAIDGVPAEVTGGTSRR
- a CDS encoding LamG domain-containing protein — protein: MLWISMVVAASRAAAGQRSVVVSYLSPADPNVVGAALYHGASASDVQSGQNLTRIDLGAPAASGVTRVTVQGLDDTRDYYMALRSYDASGRESANSNIGVLTASAPPGALYSESFDSYAPGADPAGWVDSGSGVPGAGDASTFAAAQAADGAETLGVASSALELNATLVSPGSASWSSYDYSGRIESDSLGGKAGVTVLSQYPDAAFGYVLSRSGSRPYVLSKNGTGSLACVGTISTGVAGAAGEWLRFRVRVTRFDGRNRVRASLWPDQTPPPASFQTDCWDADLESVSSGRIGVYSSSNAGNHWDDLVVVPVTPDGAPPGYGVPPAAPAPPPTVPPTQPAPPPSNPVPPPPPATGYTSESSLAHWWKPGWDLDDLGRDFAASGGIDAYEDAKGLNAKDVTQGGSSAATVDLDGKAEALGAFTLKQYGLADTWSVGAWVRPAKLGLNSKPRYILDLNGQNSNLGLDRISLTIDADGHFAVEVSDLFGRTRGISSPAGLSLSKNGDTWYFVTAVKTASRQLTLYVNGVQVAGSAVGVPSQSDVPRALRIGGRVKDSTGYFFKGSIGSVAMWRSALRPSEISALFAAGDRGVAMRPTLAH